The stretch of DNA aagcatttcgatcggtcgaccaagtaagtATTTTGTTCTTTGGTTGGTCAACCAAGCATctctatcggtcgaccaagtatatgTTTTGCCTTCTgattagtcgaccaagtatttttGTTGGTCGACTAAGCATATATTTTgctttctgttagtcgaccaagcaTATATTTTgctttctgttagtcgaccaaatgttcaatcggtcgaccaagtgttttaatcggtcgaccaagtaagaAATTCaacttctgttagtcgaccaagtgtttcaaTCAGTCGATCAAGTGGTTTCAGTCAATCGACCAAGTGATAAAataagcttctgttagtcgactaaGTGTTCCCAATCGGTCGACTAAGTCCCtatttagtcgaccaagtctacagtcggttgactaactcttttatTCGGTCAACCAACAAAATGCATTGATCCTTTCTTTGTGGTTCGATTATTTTCTAACGCTTGTAATTCTTCCCCAAAACTCTTGTGATGTTCTAGTTGGCCTCAAAAATCATCTCGTCCATATGTAAgtgttccaaaaatggggaagttaattaatggtgggaattaaaaaagaaaatcatgtgctttaatggtgaattcatgtaatcaatttatttgactttAAGAAATAGTATGAAGGTAAATCCCAATGAATGATACCAaatcatatgatgaaaatattattgaCTTATGAGAAAATAAAACCTTGAAATGTTCAAGTGTGAATGATGACcatgatgagaacatttctaataatgaagcatgcCAATATGTTACTTGAAAACCTTCATGAGTATTGCATAGTACTATCATTTGTGGTATGGAAAATGAATCTCAAATAATGATGCGAaatcatgtgatgaaaataccattggctcatgtgaagatataatcttgaaatgttaagtgtgcatgatgatcatgatgagaACAGTGCTATTAATGAAGCATGTTTGATATGTTCATTTGAAACCTACATCAGCATTGCATGGTATTTTAatttgcgcacttattattttgcgagGCGGCTATGTACCGCgggtgagaaaggatatcctaaagagcgcctgacgcgggtaAGGTGGCCATAATACTGATAGGCGATGCTCAAGCCCAATGAATGGCTAgatgatttttctatgtatatgtatgcatgcatgtgaatgaaaggccttgagggccgatgtgatgcataaaatgcataatgataatggcatggaaatgatcatattgattgagaaatgaaatgatgcatgaattgcataatgCCAATGGCATGAAAATGATCAtattgattgagaaatgaaatgatgcatgaattgcataatgctaatggcatggaaatgatcataatgattgagaaatgaaatgatgcatgaaatgcataatggcaACGGCATGGGAATGACAATAATAATGGGATCTCAAGGGAAATGTTACTCGAACTTGGGAAGTCGGGTTTATTCCATTTTGGTTTTTCCATGCCTTGACTCTATTGTCCTTattgttgtaatatatatatatacttgctgagccttgtggctcaccttgcttaTTCCTGTTATTCTAGGTAAGGGATAAGTTATTGCTGAGGGCGAGTCCAAGTGAGGCTAGAGCCCGGGTTTAGTTGTGTACAGGGATATCCCAGCCTCAAGATCTATGGGTGTAATGTTGAGGGCAGGAAATAGAGAGTTCAATTTGTTGTTAGAACCTTAGTGCcctttttatttgaaaaatgtatgggcgataagcccaagatgataatgttaaggtttgtaatatttattttgagctcctattgatagtgagcaaatgtgAAGATGTTTTACTTTGGCTCTTGATGATtagtgagcaagtaaaaaaaaaaaaaagataatatgataaaatagtgtttattttgagtttattgttcttgtatccATTTTGTGACGACCTTCTTtcggatttcctatgctagaAAGATGATCCGGGAGAGGGCCGccacagtattggtatcagagcaaaggtTGGGACGAGAGAAGTCTCTGTACACATAGGAATGTCGGGTAGAGTTAAGACTATGTTTAGTAGTCCAAAGTAAGgatataatttaagattatacTTCAAGTATATAATGTGATATGGCTTGTTTGGACTTGTATTAGCAATGGAGCATATGTTCTCACATTTGGTGCTTGGGTGAGGAGTGATTTATTTCGATAATTTGGTTAATGTTCGGCTTTGTATGCAGACTCCAAAACACTTTTGCATGAACCCTAGGGGATTGAGTTCTAGACTACCAGACCCAAGTTTGGGGGAGCTAGATTTATTTTGGTATCACTGGGAAAAAGAACTGCTCACAGTCTGGGGAGGAAAACAATTGGAAAGAGAGCAAGTGGTGGACTATCTACACCGGGTGGATTTAGTGTTCCACTTTACCATCAGTGAGTACATGTGGAATGTGTGGGGCCTCCCAAAAAAGCAAGTGTTGTTCGTGAGGAAGTTCATGAATGAAAAGTGGAAAGAGCTTACCCGGATGTTAATGTAAGATATGCACCACCAGTTCCACTATGATGCTTTTGTTAATGCTATAGAGCGAGAGGCGGAGGTATGGGATCCAAGTCAAACTGCAGTTTATGGCTCCGAGGAGGAAATAGCAACTTCTGGGAAATTTCCATCTGAAGCTGTGAAGTGGGAGCCAACTGGTCGAAGAGAGGAGCTCATCAGGCTTGAGTCAAGTGTGGGCAGCGATGGAGGTTTGGTTTGCTTGGCAGATGAGGCCACATCCCATGCTGAGGAGGATGAGAAAAGTACTACTTAGTAGAAATGTTGTACTATTAAAGTTGTAAGTGCTGGCATTGTACTTATGTAGTACGTGAAGTATGGATGAAATGTATTGAATATAATGGTGAAATGTACAAGGAGTTTTATTTTGTCACACATGAGGACCATTTATAACATTTGTTGTGTGAAATTATCTTACATGCTTGGCAGGGTGAGTGAATGATGTAACAGGGTATTGAATGGAATAGCTACAATTTTGATAGATCCGTATGCATTGGAGTAGGCATGACCTATGGGTTCTCGTGGCTAATTCTTCAAGGCCCTGAAAAGGAGGAATGTCTCCATGTGAGGGAAGGGCTTGAGGATTGAATAGCCATTAATCTATAGTTAAGGAATGTGTGGTACTCATAGGTGAGTTGATTGGGTGAGTACGCAACtgaattaataaagaattaagTTGGGATTACATGAAAGACACGTGTAATTACTTGCCTGAATTTTTGGTTTGGTCTTAGGATGAGTATGTGCACAGTGAACTAGggggaaaaggaagagaaagagctACCGTTTGAATGCacgcgtatgtatatatgtaaaaccTAGACTAGGGTAGTTCATATGGAAATGTAATGCAATCTTGTAGGCTAAGAGGAgctaaggaaaagaaaataataaggtGAGAGCCTATCTCAGCATAGCAGCTATTAACCGATGGTGAGGAGCTGTTGACCGGTCGCGAATAGTCTTCCGTTTCCTTGCATCTATTGATTGTGTTTTTACTGAATGTGGTtttctagaaccattaaaatagTAATGCAGCtaataaatgtatatgtatgtgtgtgtattcaTATTCGATACGTgatattagtatatattgatAGAGTTTAGATGATCATGGATCAATTCATGCAGAAAGAAGGAGGTGTGGCAGAGTGAAGGCGTGCACAAAGAGTGGTGCTGATATAAGTTATTGTGGCAAATAAGAACCCCGCTAGGAGTGGATGATTATGGGAATAGTTATTGTGGTGGGCATTTTTCTCAAGATTGTCATGTGGTCCAAATGGTATCAATGAATAGTGAGATGGGGAGGTAGCCATctcaaaatcaatattttaattctCGTCAAGTGAAGAGACCGGCCAGGAGTACTTAGGGATCATCTTGTCAAAGTTGGGAAAATCAAGAGGTAAGTTATGAGTAGCAAATGCGAATGTTGGTCAAAAGAAGTAGACTTTTGTTGATCTTGCCAAGGTCAGAGTGGTAGAGAAGTGATCACTATTTATGATCATTTCAGGTATAAGGAGTCTTTTAGACATCATGGTGCACCGTAGGGTACTAAAGAGAGATTTTGAGCATTGCTGCTCCGTTGTCTTGAATGACTTGGAAAAAAGGGGTTAAACTTATTTGGAAAGACCATCAATAGAGAGGTTTTTAAAACCTGAAGGTTGAGTGGCATGTGCTTTGGTATTAGCCACATCTATGACCCTGAAGAACACTTGGCATTATGCCTTAAGGTCTAAGTTGATGTCTAATGTTGTGCCTCATCAGCAGCTGTCAAGTAGATCATGAGGATTATTCGATCATTGCAGGAGATTGTATATGAGGAGATGTCTATCTCTTCTCCTGAGGAAAGACCCATTATGCATTGTGTGTATATGAAAGTGCAGTCAAATTTGATTGAGCAAGTTTAGGGTCAGTTGTCTATAGATGAAGGACTAGCACATATCACGGTAGATTTGGAGAGATTCACGTCGGCGGACTTCAATTGGAGGAATGACGGTTTGTTGATGTCCTAAGGACGGGTTTGCATTCCTAATGATGCCAAGATTAGGAAAAAGATTTTGTCTAAAGTCCATAAGTTCAGTATGCCGTCCATCTTGGTATAACGAATAGATATCAGAATCTTCAGCGACAATTTTGGTGGGACAGCATGAAGTATGATGTAGctaaatttgtttcaatttgCATAGAGTGCAAGCAAGACAAAGCGGAACATCAGAAGCCGTGGGTTTATTACAGACGTTACCTATCCCAGAATGGGAGTGGGATAACATTTCTATGGATTTGGTGTCGAGCTTTCCTAAAACAACCAAGAGGAATGATTCCATTTGGGTGTTGATGGATATGCTGATGAAATCGACCCATTTCTTGTCTATTAAAAAGATTTATCCCTTGAGTCATTTGGCAAAGATGTATATGATGAAATAGTAAGACTACACGGTATTCCGTATAGCATTGTGTCGAATCAGGATCCCTgatttacttctcattttttagAAGCCTTGTATGTTACTTGGGGACCAAGTTGAAGTTTAGTATTGCATATCGTCTGCAGACTGATGGACAAGCggagagaattatccaaacatTGGAGGACATGCTTTGAGTGTGTGTCCGGGATTTTCATGGCAGATGGGATGATTACTTTCCATTAGTGGAATTCACCTACAGCAGCAGTTATCATGCATAAATAGGAATGTTGCCTTATGAGGCATTGCATGGCAGGCCATGTAGGTTGCCTATGTGCTGGGAGAAAGTTGGAGAAGATCAAAACCATTAGGGATTGAAGGAAAGCAGCCCAAGATAGAAAAAGAGTTACGCGTGCAAGAGACGGCGTGActtggagtttgatgtgggCGATAATGTGTGGATGAAGGTAATGCCCATGAAGGGCGTGCATCGATTCGGAGTTTCGGGGCAGCGTGGTCCCCGTTACATTGGACCCTTTGTCATTTTGGAGCAAGTTGGGGCTTTGTCATATAAATGGGTTTTGCCACCTCAGTTATCCGGCATTCACAACGCTTTTCGTATGTttatgttgaggaagtatgtgccggATCCCCAACTTAGCAGTGCTTATCAAACAATTGAGGTTAGGGAAGATGTTTCATACGAAGAGATGCCAGGTAGTATTTTGGAGCAGAAAGAGAAAGTTCTAAGGAACTGGCAAATTCCATTTGTAAAGCTCCAGTGGCAACATCATTCTCCAGGCAAGGCTACTTGGGAGCATGAGGATGAGATGAGGCATCTATTTTCCCCCAGCTTTTTGATTGACCAAGAAtaaatttggaggaccaaattcttttaagggagggagaaattgtaacgacccattagtggGTCTAGAGTTTTATTGGAATTATAATTCACTATGTGTGATAAATTagcctaaaaaaaattagatgttataaatattgtgagGTGCCTAATTTAAGGGATTGGGcttttaaagaaaacttgggTTGAAACCATTTGttttgggttgtgttttatttaagaatgGTTGTAAAGCCCATTGGGCTTAACGTTATGTTGAGGCCTTTTGGTGGGCTAATGAAAATGggccattataattaattaagccaATGAGTTAGGCTTGGGCCTATGTAAGAGTATGGGTTGatttttgaattgggcttaggcccatgtgtaaaatatgagagGATGGAATTTagtaaatgaaattatatatatatatataatggtatTTGGTGGattaagagaaaagaagaaaataattgtaaaatgcaaagtgaccaaatggtccttgctttattgaaaaaggtaagggcaattaggaaattttataaatgggtattattataaatgaatttatggatattatggagtagaaaggaaaatgaaaaagaaaagaaaaagaggtaaatAACCAAAAGAGGTTTAATGAGTTGTGGATTGTGTTTAAAAGAgatgggcaaaatggtaatttggccAAGGGGAGTGGTTGGAAATCTGATGGGCAGCCATCCCTCCCTCATgctcctt from Diospyros lotus cultivar Yz01 chromosome 6, ASM1463336v1, whole genome shotgun sequence encodes:
- the LOC127804536 gene encoding uncharacterized protein LOC127804536, with protein sequence MPMKGVHRFGVSGQRGPRYIGPFVILEQVGALSYKWVLPPQLSGIHNAFRMFMLRKYVPDPQLSSAYQTIEVREDVSYEEMPGSILEQKEKVLRNWQIPFVKLQWQHHSPGKATWEHEDEMRHLFSPSFLIDQE